A window from Musa acuminata AAA Group cultivar baxijiao chromosome BXJ3-10, Cavendish_Baxijiao_AAA, whole genome shotgun sequence encodes these proteins:
- the LOC135650755 gene encoding UDP-N-acetylmuramoyl-L-alanyl-D-glutamate--2,6-diaminopimelate ligase MurE homolog, chloroplastic-like, which translates to MSPKKDRALAADDSSRSVSKVAPLRCKVSFGRRDISSEEGSREESPTGLQEKETPLGKSTYGDRTMQSSFGPPLDSFGNYDAGVSETKFQMTLAELLEKTGVTPTSIYGNLDALITGVQDDSREVCQGDLFISRVGSKTDGHLYLTEACNRGAVAVVIDRETDKDQILGYGCKAAVVVNSTNSVLPVLAATFFGHPSRSLFVVGETGTNGKTTTTNLVRSIFEEMGYRTGLFGTVCFIVNGDEKLEAYRTTPESVVAQRLMAKMVRSGTKALVMEAASQGLEEGRCDELDFNVAVFANLTRDHLDFHGTMEAYKKSKGKLFAKMVDPNRHRKVVNIDDPNAPYFIDQGNADVPLVTFGMQNKNADVYPLKSELSLFKTKVWVSTPKGALEINSGMLGRYNIYNILAAVAVGIAVGLKLEDIVRGIEAVKGVAGRFELIDEGQPFAVIVDYAHTPDAVCRLLDAVRELNPRRVITVFGCGGERDRGTRPLMTKIAADKSDVVILTSDNPRNEDPSTILDDMLAGVGYTMQESSPHGGNKIYPKLPNGCTLLVNEDRRVALQAAIAMGKEGDIIVVAGKGHETYQIEGDTKKLFDDRVECREVLRPESNRKRDR; encoded by the exons ATGTCGCCCAAAAAAGACCGCGCTTTGGCCGCAGACGACTCCTCCCGCAGCGTCTCGAAGGTGGCTCCGCTCAGGTGCAAAGTCTCTTTCGGGCGTCGCGACATTAGCTCGGAGGAAGGATCCCGTGAAGAAAGTCCGACCGGATTGCAGGAAAAGGAGACACCTTTGGGGAAATCGACCTATGGTGATCGCACAATGCAGTCATCCTTTGGCCCTCCTCTTGATTCCTTCGGGAATTATGATGCAGGGGTGTCAGAAACCAAGTTCCAGATGACTCTCGCCGAGCTCCTCGAGAAGACCGGAGTCACCCCCACGTCGATTTACGGGAACCTGGACGCCTTGATCACTGGAGTTCAGGACGACTCTAGGGAGGTCTGCCAGGGGGATCTCTTCATCTCCCGTGTCGGGTCGAAGACGGATGGCCACTTGTATCTTACCGAGGCTTGTAACCGAGGAGCTGTAGCAGTGGTGATTGACAGAGAGACTGATAAAGATCAAATCTTGGGCTACGGCTGCAAGGCTGCTGTCGTAGTGAATTCCACCAATTCCGTGCTCCCTGTTCTTGCTGCAACATTCTTTGGGCATCCGTCGAGGAGTCTCTTCGTAGTCGGTGAAACGGGAACGAACGGTAAGACGACGACAACCAATTTAGTCAGGTCTATATTCGAGGAAATGGGGTACAGAACCGGGCTGTTCGGCACCGTCTGCTTCATAGTTAACGGAGATGAGAAGTTGGAAGCTTACAGAACAACACCTGAGTCCGTGGTAGCCCAGAGATTGATGGCGAAGATGGTTCGTTCAGGCACCAAGGCACTCGTGATGGAGGCTGCTTCTCAGGGGCTGGAGGAAGGGAGGTGCGATGAGCTAGACTTCAACGTAGCAGTCTTCGCGAACCTCACCAGGGACCATCTCGACTTCCATGGGACCATGGAGGCGTACAAGAAGAGCAAAGGCAAGCTCTTTGCGAAGATGGTCGACCCCAACAGGCACAGGAAGGTTGTGAACATCGATGACCCAAATGCTCCATACTTCATCGATCAAGGGAATGCAGACGTTCCACTCGTTACATTTGGAATGCAGAACAAGAACGCCGACGTCTACCCTCTAAAGTCCGAGCTTTCATTGTTCAAGACAAAGGTTTGGGTGAGCACGCCAAAGGGGGCACTGGAGATCAACTCAGGGATGCTTGGCAGGTATAACATCTACAACATCCTCGCAGCCGTTGCTGTTGGGATTGCCGTCGGCCTGAAGCTGGAGGACATCGTGAGGGGAATCGAGGCGGTGAAAGGGGTTGCCGGCAGGTTTGAGTTAATTGACGAGGGGCAGCCTTTCGCCGTGATTGTAGACTATGCACACACACCCGATGCTGTGTGTAGACTTCTGGATGCTGTCCGAGAACTCAACCCACGAAGAGTTATCACTG TCTTTGGATGTGGCGGAGAAAGAGATCGGGGGACGAGGCCGCTGATGACAAAAATTGCAGCTGATAAAAGTGATGTGGTTATTCTGACATCAGACAATCCAAGGAATGAAGATCCAT CGACAATCTTGGATGACATGCTAGCTGGTGTTGGATACACAATGCAAGAGTCCTCACCACATGGCGGAAACAAAATCTATCCAAAGCTTCCAAATGGTTGTACACTCTTAGTAAATGAGGACAGAAGAGTAGCTCTGCAAGCTGCCATTGCCATGGGAAAGGAAGGAGATATCATT GTTGTTGCTGGCAAAGGCCATGAGACATATCAAATTGAAGGTGATACAAAGAAGCTATTTGATGACAGAGTTGAATGCCGAGAAGTACTACGACCTGAATCAAACAGGAAGAGAGACCGGTGA